One window of candidate division KSB1 bacterium genomic DNA carries:
- a CDS encoding type II toxin-antitoxin system death-on-curing family toxin: MSITYLTIDEVIALHDYAIRRFGGAGGLADRGKLEASIAAPIQNVFGTELYPDLWSKAAVLFFLLIKNHPFTDGNKRTALYALLRFLEVNGFTISGISNDELYQFTIDVASSLLNQDKIVEWLKTHTVSMPQPG; encoded by the coding sequence ATGTCGATAACTTATCTCACAATTGACGAAGTCATTGCCTTGCATGATTATGCCATACGACGTTTTGGTGGCGCAGGGGGACTGGCTGATCGTGGCAAACTCGAAGCGTCAATTGCTGCGCCAATACAGAACGTATTCGGTACAGAATTATATCCCGATCTCTGGAGTAAAGCTGCTGTCTTATTCTTTCTGCTCATCAAAAATCATCCCTTCACAGACGGCAATAAACGCACCGCTTTGTACGCCTTGTTGAGATTTTTGGAAGTCAACGGTTTCACTATATCGGGCATCAGCAATGACGAGCTTTATCAGTTTACGATAGACGTGGCGAGCTCATTGTTGAATCAAGATAAAATTGTTGAGTGGCTGAAAACGCATACGGTTTCCATGCCGCAACCAGGTTGA
- a CDS encoding family 16 glycosylhydrolase, protein MKKTVGMLALLGAWSWATTLPAQIKTYRGAELRTRTPITYGRCEVRMKSAAGSGVISSFFTFHDGSSNPLANWNEIDIEIPGRHQNQVQFNTITPGQVNHVFTSMTAFNPHAAFHVYAIEWTPDYVAWFIDGYEVHRQTEAHIATLTRPQKIMMNLWPPAAVDWAGALNPAVLPVYAYYDWVKYYAYTPGQGDNFTLQWTDDFTAWDQNRWSKATHTWEGNNSNFIPDNVVFLNGYLILCLTTSTQTGYRGSPVIEEDREPPYLAWARGFDQRVHVYFSEELERGSAETLANYTLPGATLLAARLLPGNKSVELLTEGLDPALTYILVVNGVQDRSPAANRMSLQYTSMKVAPPLPLHINVGGEGQEGFLPDQVWQERLEYGAVGGSISTAPAGTPISGTAHPDVFLSGREGLTFYHVRLAPGNYQVTLLLAETLAQAPGQRVFEVWAEGRLVFDNLDPFALAGPNRALEMTLASLSVTDGRLDLYFKPVAGRTLLNGLMIAALPSAVTGASAPPTDFQLAAFPNPFNSATQIAYSLAAPGRIGITVIDVQGKVVQEVLREFRTAGTHTLRLAAMNWPAGIYFLRLQVEGRTVATRKLTHLK, encoded by the coding sequence ATGAAAAAAACGGTTGGCATGCTTGCCCTGCTGGGCGCGTGGAGCTGGGCCACCACTCTGCCGGCCCAGATCAAAACCTACCGCGGTGCGGAGCTGCGCACACGCACCCCCATCACCTACGGCCGCTGCGAGGTGCGCATGAAATCCGCGGCCGGCAGCGGCGTGATTTCCTCCTTCTTCACCTTCCACGACGGCAGTTCCAATCCGCTCGCCAACTGGAACGAGATTGACATCGAGATTCCCGGCCGCCATCAGAACCAGGTGCAGTTCAACACCATCACTCCCGGACAGGTCAATCACGTTTTCACCAGCATGACCGCCTTCAACCCGCATGCCGCCTTTCATGTTTATGCCATTGAATGGACGCCGGACTATGTCGCCTGGTTCATCGACGGCTATGAGGTGCACCGCCAGACTGAAGCCCACATTGCCACGCTTACCCGGCCGCAGAAGATCATGATGAACCTCTGGCCGCCGGCGGCGGTGGACTGGGCGGGCGCGCTCAACCCCGCGGTGCTGCCGGTTTACGCCTATTACGACTGGGTCAAATACTACGCCTACACCCCCGGCCAGGGAGATAATTTCACCCTGCAGTGGACGGATGATTTCACCGCGTGGGATCAAAACCGCTGGAGCAAGGCGACGCACACCTGGGAGGGCAACAATTCCAACTTTATTCCGGACAATGTCGTTTTCCTAAACGGCTACTTGATTCTCTGCCTGACCACCAGCACCCAAACCGGCTATCGCGGCAGCCCGGTGATCGAGGAAGACCGTGAGCCGCCCTATTTGGCGTGGGCGCGAGGCTTTGATCAGCGCGTTCATGTTTACTTTTCGGAGGAACTGGAGCGGGGCAGTGCGGAGACTCTGGCCAACTACACTTTGCCCGGCGCCACCTTGCTGGCGGCGCGCCTGCTGCCGGGCAACAAGTCGGTCGAGTTGCTGACCGAAGGGTTGGATCCCGCACTCACCTACATTTTGGTGGTGAATGGTGTGCAAGACCGCTCGCCTGCGGCCAATCGCATGAGTCTGCAATACACCAGCATGAAAGTGGCGCCGCCGCTGCCGCTGCACATCAATGTTGGTGGCGAGGGGCAGGAGGGTTTTCTGCCGGATCAAGTGTGGCAGGAACGGTTGGAATATGGCGCGGTCGGCGGCAGCATCAGCACGGCGCCCGCCGGCACGCCGATTTCCGGAACCGCGCATCCGGATGTTTTTCTCTCCGGCCGTGAAGGTTTGACGTTCTATCACGTGCGGCTGGCGCCCGGCAATTATCAGGTGACGCTGCTGCTGGCGGAGACGCTCGCGCAAGCCCCCGGCCAGCGGGTGTTCGAGGTGTGGGCGGAGGGCCGCCTGGTTTTTGACAATCTCGATCCCTTCGCGCTCGCCGGTCCGAACCGTGCCTTGGAAATGACCCTCGCCAGTCTCAGCGTCACCGACGGCCGCCTCGATCTTTATTTCAAACCGGTGGCCGGCAGGACGCTGCTCAACGGTCTGATGATCGCTGCGCTGCCCAGTGCAGTGACCGGGGCATCCGCGCCGCCCACCGACTTTCAGCTTGCAGCTTTTCCCAATCCTTTCAATTCTGCGACCCAAATTGCATATTCCCTGGCCGCGCCCGGCCGCATCGGGATCACGGTCATTGACGTGCAGGGGAAAGTTGTGCAGGAGGTACTGCGGGAATTTCGCACCGCCGGCACGCACACCCTGCGGCTCGCGGCCATGAATTGGCCGGCTGGCATCTACTTCCTCCGCCTGCAGGTGGAGGGCCGGACGGTCGCCACCCGCAAGCTAACCCATTTGAAATGA
- a CDS encoding sodium:solute symporter — MENQLVALDYAVIGLYFGALFWIAWWATARGRAVVDSAEGYFLAGRNVGWFVIGASLFASNIGSEHMVGLAGTGAASGVTVAQFEILASLILLILAWVFVPLYLKTQVYTMPEFLERRYSPAARIYLSWISIMAYVLTKISVTIAAGGIVFESLMGIDFWTGALIVVTATGLYTVCGGLRAVVYTELMQMFIMIFGAVVVTVTGLVAVGGWGAMQEIAGSRFFNMWQPVSDPHFPWTGILLGAPILGVWYWCTDQLIVQRVLSARDHCQARRGAIFGGYLKILPVFIFVLPGIAAYCLVQTGRLVLLKPDHALPALVAAFLPAGLRGLVVAGLLAALMSSLASVFNSCSTLITWDIYKKLNPCTSERQLVLVGRVATAILVILGLSWIPFIKLISGQLYFYLQSVQAYISPPIAAVFLLGIFIPRLNGRGAMAALLTGLVLGCGRLVAEINKHSLTGLLKSYAELNFLHFAVFLFLICSAVLVVVSLTAPAHNAAQLVDVTYATYRGPQENPARRRLDVQLSLLLALAVATVWFYFTG; from the coding sequence GTGGAGAATCAGCTTGTTGCGCTCGACTATGCGGTGATTGGGCTCTACTTCGGCGCACTTTTCTGGATCGCATGGTGGGCGACCGCGCGCGGTCGGGCGGTGGTGGACAGCGCAGAGGGGTACTTTCTGGCGGGGCGAAATGTCGGCTGGTTCGTGATTGGGGCCTCGTTGTTTGCGTCGAACATCGGCTCGGAGCATATGGTGGGCCTGGCCGGCACGGGCGCGGCCAGCGGGGTGACGGTGGCACAGTTCGAGATTCTGGCCTCGCTTATTCTGCTGATCCTGGCATGGGTTTTTGTGCCGTTGTATTTGAAGACCCAGGTCTATACCATGCCGGAGTTTTTGGAGCGGCGCTATTCGCCGGCGGCCCGCATCTATCTGTCGTGGATTTCCATCATGGCCTATGTGTTGACGAAAATTTCGGTGACGATAGCGGCCGGTGGCATCGTGTTCGAATCATTGATGGGAATCGATTTCTGGACGGGCGCGCTGATCGTGGTGACGGCCACCGGCCTGTACACGGTTTGCGGCGGGCTGCGCGCAGTGGTCTACACCGAATTGATGCAGATGTTCATCATGATCTTTGGGGCGGTGGTGGTGACCGTGACCGGCTTGGTGGCGGTGGGCGGGTGGGGCGCGATGCAGGAAATCGCGGGCAGCCGTTTCTTCAACATGTGGCAGCCGGTCTCTGATCCCCACTTTCCGTGGACCGGCATCCTGTTGGGCGCGCCGATTTTGGGAGTGTGGTATTGGTGCACTGACCAGCTCATCGTGCAGCGGGTGCTGTCGGCCAGGGATCATTGCCAGGCGCGGCGCGGCGCGATCTTCGGCGGCTATTTGAAGATCCTGCCGGTGTTCATCTTTGTCCTGCCCGGCATTGCCGCCTATTGCCTGGTGCAAACCGGGCGTCTGGTGCTGCTCAAGCCCGATCATGCCCTGCCGGCTCTGGTGGCGGCATTTCTGCCTGCCGGACTGCGCGGGCTGGTGGTGGCGGGTTTGCTGGCGGCATTGATGAGCTCGCTGGCCTCGGTCTTCAACTCCTGCTCCACGCTCATCACCTGGGATATTTACAAGAAGCTCAATCCCTGCACCTCGGAACGGCAACTGGTTCTGGTCGGCCGGGTGGCCACCGCCATTTTGGTGATTTTGGGCCTGTCGTGGATCCCCTTCATCAAGTTGATCTCCGGCCAGTTGTATTTCTACCTGCAGAGCGTGCAGGCCTACATCTCGCCGCCGATCGCGGCGGTGTTTCTGCTGGGCATCTTCATCCCGCGTCTGAACGGCCGCGGCGCCATGGCGGCGTTGCTCACCGGCCTGGTTCTGGGTTGCGGCCGGCTGGTCGCTGAGATCAACAAGCACAGCCTGACCGGCCTGCTGAAAAGTTATGCCGAGCTGAATTTCCTGCACTTCGCGGTTTTCCTGTTCCTGATATGCTCCGCGGTTTTGGTGGTGGTCAGCCTGACGGCGCCCGCACACAACGCGGCCCAGCTCGTCGATGTGACATATGCCACGTATCGCGGGCCGCAGGAAAATCCGGCGCGGCGGCGCCTGGACGTGCAGCTCTCGCTTCTGCTCGCGCTGGCGGTCGCCACGGTCTGGTTTTATTTTACCGGATGA
- a CDS encoding glycoside hydrolase family 3 C-terminal domain-containing protein, with protein MTTSRHSLLLLASAVVLGLAPAYGQNHSRPDYTAQVKRLLSQMTVEEKVGQMTQVTIDVVSRDTQTPGKPHQLDPAKLRTAIKDYHVGSILNVMGSAYSLDNWHEIITQIQEVATRETRLKIPVIYGIDAIHGANYTIGATIFPQHLGMAATWNPELVKQEGIITAYEVRASGIPWNFNPVLDIGRQPLWPRLFETFGEDPHLARVMAVAYVKGLEGEDNQINRKDKVAACLKHYLGYSFPLTGKDRTPAYIPEIMLREYFLPTFQAAIAAGAHTVMVNSSEINGVPLHASHYYLTELLRGELGFQGFVVSDWQDIINLHTRERVAATPKEAVRQAVMAGIDMSMVPLDFSFYNHLLALVREGAVPMRRIDEAVGRILRVKFALGLFDNPYPDKTLRAGFAAPEFRAVALQAARESLILLKNQDNLLPLVPQTRLLVTGPTANKLSVLNSGWTITWQGNEESLYPHEYHTILEALQEKFGRQNVTYVPGASYDKLIDVAAAVQAAQAAQAVVVCLGEEAYCESPGNITDLSLPRAQLELAQALQQTGKPVILVLVQGRPRLIREIEEKSAAILAAFLPGMQGGTAIAEVLAGEVNPSGRLPITYPRHPNDLTLYDHKSSENASEHHVYRPQFPFGYGLSYTTFEYRDLTLSPATLKMGEKLNVRVIVQNTGTRAGREVVQLYLTDLYASVTPHNKRLKRFEKIDLAPGESRTVTFTLQPQDFAFIGRDNKPVVEPGEFRVAVGGLSRNFMLE; from the coding sequence ATGACGACTTCCCGCCATTCTTTACTCCTGCTTGCGAGTGCCGTAGTTCTCGGTCTCGCCCCCGCTTATGGCCAGAATCATTCCCGCCCCGATTACACCGCGCAAGTGAAGCGATTGTTGTCGCAAATGACGGTTGAAGAAAAAGTCGGGCAGATGACGCAGGTGACCATCGACGTGGTTTCCAGGGATACACAAACCCCCGGCAAGCCCCACCAGCTTGATCCCGCCAAGCTGCGCACCGCCATCAAGGATTATCACGTGGGATCGATTTTGAACGTGATGGGCTCGGCCTACTCGCTGGACAACTGGCATGAGATCATCACACAGATTCAAGAGGTCGCGACGCGGGAGACGCGCTTGAAGATTCCAGTCATCTACGGCATCGATGCCATTCACGGCGCGAATTACACCATCGGGGCGACCATCTTTCCGCAGCATCTCGGCATGGCCGCCACCTGGAATCCGGAGCTGGTCAAACAGGAGGGCATCATCACGGCCTATGAGGTGCGCGCCAGCGGCATCCCGTGGAATTTCAATCCCGTTTTGGATATTGGCCGGCAGCCGCTGTGGCCGCGCTTGTTTGAAACTTTTGGCGAAGATCCCCATCTCGCGCGGGTCATGGCAGTTGCTTACGTCAAGGGCCTGGAAGGAGAGGATAATCAGATCAACCGCAAAGACAAGGTGGCAGCCTGCCTGAAGCATTATCTGGGTTACAGCTTCCCGCTCACCGGCAAGGATCGCACACCCGCCTACATTCCCGAGATCATGTTGCGCGAGTATTTTCTGCCCACCTTTCAGGCTGCCATTGCGGCCGGCGCGCACACGGTGATGGTCAATTCGTCTGAAATCAACGGCGTGCCGCTGCATGCCAGCCATTATTATTTGACGGAATTACTGCGCGGCGAGCTCGGCTTCCAGGGCTTTGTGGTGTCGGATTGGCAGGACATCATCAACCTGCATACGCGCGAGCGGGTGGCGGCCACGCCCAAGGAGGCGGTGCGCCAGGCGGTGATGGCCGGGATTGACATGAGCATGGTGCCGCTTGATTTTAGTTTTTATAATCACCTGCTCGCCCTGGTGCGCGAGGGCGCGGTGCCCATGCGCCGCATCGATGAAGCGGTCGGCCGCATTCTGCGCGTGAAATTCGCGCTCGGCTTGTTCGACAATCCCTATCCCGACAAGACACTGCGGGCCGGGTTCGCCGCGCCGGAGTTCCGCGCCGTGGCGCTGCAGGCCGCACGTGAATCGTTGATCCTGCTCAAGAACCAGGACAACCTGCTGCCGCTGGTGCCGCAAACCCGGTTGCTGGTCACCGGCCCGACCGCCAACAAGCTGAGCGTGCTCAACAGCGGCTGGACCATCACCTGGCAGGGCAATGAGGAGTCGCTTTATCCCCATGAGTATCACACCATTCTGGAAGCGTTGCAGGAAAAATTCGGCAGGCAAAATGTCACGTATGTGCCGGGCGCGAGTTATGACAAGCTCATCGACGTGGCCGCTGCCGTTCAAGCGGCACAGGCAGCGCAGGCGGTGGTCGTCTGTCTGGGTGAAGAGGCTTATTGTGAATCTCCCGGCAACATCACGGATTTGAGCCTGCCGCGCGCCCAGCTCGAGCTGGCGCAGGCACTGCAGCAGACCGGCAAACCGGTGATTCTGGTGCTGGTGCAGGGCCGGCCGCGTCTGATTCGTGAGATTGAAGAGAAAAGTGCGGCGATCCTGGCGGCATTTCTTCCCGGCATGCAGGGCGGCACGGCCATCGCCGAGGTTTTGGCCGGCGAGGTGAATCCCTCCGGCAGGCTGCCCATCACCTATCCGCGCCACCCCAACGACCTGACGTTGTATGATCACAAGTCCAGCGAGAATGCCAGCGAACATCACGTCTATCGGCCGCAATTCCCCTTTGGTTACGGGTTGAGCTACACCACGTTCGAATACCGTGATTTGACGCTCTCGCCCGCCACCCTCAAGATGGGCGAAAAATTGAACGTGCGCGTCATCGTGCAGAACACCGGCACGCGGGCCGGCCGGGAGGTTGTGCAGCTTTATCTCACCGACTTGTACGCCTCGGTCACGCCGCACAACAAGCGCCTCAAACGTTTTGAGAAGATTGATCTGGCGCCGGGTGAGAGCCGGACCGTGACGTTCACGTTGCAGCCGCAGGATTTCGCTTTTATCGGGCGCGACAACAAGCCGGTGGTCGAGCCGGGCGAATTCCGGGTTGCCGTCGGCGGTCTGTCACGGAATTTTATGCTGGAATAA
- a CDS encoding CotH kinase family protein encodes MLTKRFARVLRSACRLSTPAVLYLAALLSPLFAQGQTPQVEFTSSNLPIVVIDTHGREIVDEPKITADMGIIDNGPGRRNYLSDPFNHYHGRIGIEIRGSSSQMFPKKQYGFETRDSLGKDIDVALMGMPAESDWILSASYSDKTLMRNVLAYHLARQLGRYASRTRFCELVLNGDYRGVYIFMEKIKRDKNRVNISKLEPADVAGDAVTGGYLIKIDKREGSDTQGWYSSFLPYPGSPHRIYYQYDYPDPDDLVPAQQSYIQDFIHRFESLMAGPDYNHPQTGYLTLLDPAAAVDYFLINEVSRNVDGYRLSAFMHKDRDSKNGRLTMGPVWDYDLAFGNADYYDGAKIYGWQVDFRVESDGFQIPFWWPRLVRDSTFARLLVERWRSLRTTVFDVQRIHAFIDSTALLLEEAQQRNFQRWPILGVYVWPNAYIGQNYREEVEYLKHWVNLRILWMDASLPGLAVAVKEARTTPPEQFTLRQNYPNPFNPETTIRFHLPAGGRVSLTILAGDGRRVATLWEGDMSHGEHVLRWQARGLASGVYFCRLQAGEQVAVRKLMIAR; translated from the coding sequence ATGTTGACGAAACGCTTTGCCAGGGTGCTGCGGAGCGCCTGCCGCTTGTCCACGCCGGCGGTGCTGTACCTTGCCGCCTTGTTGTCGCCGCTTTTTGCCCAAGGGCAAACGCCGCAGGTGGAATTTACCTCCTCGAATTTGCCGATCGTGGTGATCGACACCCACGGCCGGGAAATCGTGGACGAGCCCAAGATCACGGCCGACATGGGCATCATCGACAACGGCCCGGGCCGGCGCAACTATCTTTCCGATCCTTTCAATCACTATCACGGCAGGATCGGCATCGAAATCCGCGGCTCCAGCTCGCAGATGTTTCCCAAGAAGCAATACGGTTTCGAAACCCGGGACTCGCTGGGCAAGGACATTGATGTGGCGCTGATGGGCATGCCGGCCGAAAGCGACTGGATTCTGTCGGCATCCTATTCGGACAAAACGCTGATGCGCAACGTGCTGGCCTATCATCTCGCCAGGCAACTCGGCCGCTACGCCAGCCGCACGCGCTTCTGTGAACTGGTGTTGAATGGCGACTACCGCGGCGTTTACATCTTCATGGAGAAAATCAAACGCGACAAGAACCGCGTCAACATCAGCAAGCTCGAGCCGGCCGATGTCGCGGGCGATGCGGTGACCGGCGGCTATCTCATCAAAATCGACAAGCGGGAAGGCTCGGATACGCAGGGCTGGTACTCCTCCTTTTTGCCCTATCCCGGCTCGCCGCACCGCATTTATTACCAGTACGACTATCCCGATCCCGATGACCTCGTGCCGGCGCAACAAAGCTACATCCAGGATTTCATCCACCGTTTCGAGAGCCTGATGGCCGGTCCGGATTACAATCATCCGCAGACTGGCTACCTGACCTTGCTCGATCCGGCCGCCGCGGTTGACTATTTCCTGATCAACGAAGTCTCCCGCAATGTGGACGGCTACCGCCTGAGCGCGTTCATGCACAAGGATCGCGACAGCAAGAACGGCCGGCTGACCATGGGCCCGGTGTGGGATTATGATTTGGCCTTCGGCAATGCCGATTACTACGACGGTGCCAAAATCTACGGCTGGCAGGTCGACTTTCGTGTGGAATCCGACGGCTTTCAAATTCCTTTCTGGTGGCCGCGCCTGGTGCGGGATTCCACCTTCGCCCGTCTGCTGGTCGAACGCTGGCGCAGCCTGCGCACAACCGTGTTCGACGTGCAGCGGATTCACGCCTTCATCGATTCCACCGCCCTGCTTTTGGAGGAGGCCCAGCAGCGCAATTTCCAGCGCTGGCCCATTCTCGGCGTCTACGTCTGGCCCAATGCCTACATCGGGCAGAACTATCGCGAAGAGGTGGAATATCTCAAACACTGGGTGAATCTGCGCATCTTGTGGATGGATGCCAGTCTGCCGGGTCTGGCCGTGGCCGTGAAGGAAGCACGCACCACGCCGCCGGAGCAGTTCACGTTGAGGCAAAATTATCCCAATCCCTTCAACCCCGAAACCACCATCCGTTTTCACCTGCCCGCTGGCGGCCGGGTCTCGCTCACCATCTTGGCGGGCGATGGCCGGCGGGTGGCGACGTTGTGGGAGGGAGACATGTCGCACGGTGAGCATGTCCTGCGCTGGCAGGCACGCGGCCTGGCCAGCGGCGTTTATTTCTGCCGCCTGCAGGCCGGCGAACAGGTGGCGGTGCGAAAATTGATGATCGCCAGGTGA
- a CDS encoding GDSL-type esterase/lipase family protein: MTKRARHSKLAVTKPAASPGKAHQRVFRILLGLVPILLLALAEAGLRLLGAFAPEPFVLETVRAGKSCYQLNQWVAKRYFDPARVTVPGMQPDLFVKHKGPEVFRIFCVGGSTTAGFPFDCNVPFPVQLRYLLAQTYPQRRFEVLNAGISAVNSFTVVDLLPEMLALQPDMIIIYMGHNEFYGAYGSASTISLGQNGRLIRTYLKLHKLHVVQMLRRLISWLRPAAEQNARPPSLMANVIGDQAIVFGSPKYRRTLANFQDNLALILRECARRGVPVLIGTLFSNLRDLPPFASEQPALPADARARYQQALARGDSLLQQRRFAESESAYRTAWLEDSSAAVLWYKRGLASAGLGDSTAALHFFTGAKDRDLIRFRASEEVNQIIAALARKYRAHCVDLRSRLAQRSPQGLLGNNLLVDHLHPNPPGYYLMATGFYEAIRAGGWLTDPVPQFQPADQPYYVTDLDWDIGLMKILEMTHRWPFPEKPVSFHDYRPYGDPATLPIVRDYLLRDNVWSRAHYRMAEVYWQRGNFARARREYLAVSVFAPEDPYPYQQVARTYEQEGAWDMREFYLRKTLPYSDHKGMLLYQIAIAQWRQQKLAAACETMRAALEQADLTHQERQNAKFYLAGFHADAGDPARAAELLTGLLREDPTFQPARVFLQRLRPPAQ; this comes from the coding sequence ATGACCAAACGAGCCCGTCACTCCAAACTTGCTGTCACCAAACCCGCAGCTTCGCCCGGCAAGGCGCACCAACGCGTGTTCAGGATCCTGCTGGGTCTCGTGCCAATCCTGCTGCTGGCGCTGGCGGAGGCAGGTCTGCGGCTGCTGGGTGCCTTTGCGCCCGAGCCTTTTGTTTTGGAAACCGTCAGGGCCGGCAAGTCCTGCTATCAACTCAACCAATGGGTGGCGAAGCGCTATTTCGATCCCGCGCGGGTAACCGTGCCGGGCATGCAGCCCGATCTCTTCGTCAAGCACAAAGGCCCGGAGGTTTTTCGCATCTTCTGCGTGGGCGGCTCCACCACTGCGGGTTTTCCCTTTGATTGCAATGTTCCCTTTCCGGTGCAGCTTCGTTATTTGCTGGCGCAAACCTATCCGCAGCGCCGCTTCGAAGTGCTCAACGCCGGCATCTCCGCGGTCAACAGTTTCACGGTGGTCGATCTGCTGCCCGAGATGCTGGCGCTCCAGCCGGATATGATCATCATCTACATGGGGCACAACGAGTTTTACGGCGCCTATGGCAGCGCCTCGACCATCTCGCTGGGGCAGAATGGCAGGCTGATCCGAACATACCTGAAGCTGCACAAGCTGCATGTGGTGCAGATGCTGCGGCGTTTGATCTCGTGGCTGCGGCCCGCAGCAGAACAAAATGCCCGCCCACCCTCGTTGATGGCCAATGTCATTGGCGACCAGGCCATTGTGTTCGGCTCGCCGAAATACCGGCGCACGCTGGCCAATTTTCAAGACAATCTCGCTTTGATTTTGCGGGAATGCGCGCGCCGCGGCGTGCCGGTTTTGATCGGCACGCTCTTCTCGAACCTGCGCGACCTGCCCCCCTTCGCCAGCGAACAACCGGCCCTGCCCGCGGACGCCCGTGCGCGCTACCAGCAGGCCCTGGCCCGCGGCGACAGCCTGCTGCAGCAGCGCCGGTTCGCGGAAAGTGAAAGCGCCTATCGCACCGCCTGGCTGGAGGATTCCAGCGCGGCGGTGCTGTGGTATAAACGCGGTTTGGCCAGCGCCGGCCTGGGCGATTCAACCGCCGCCCTGCATTTCTTCACCGGTGCGAAAGACCGCGATCTCATTCGCTTTCGCGCCAGCGAAGAGGTCAATCAAATCATCGCGGCGCTGGCACGGAAGTACCGCGCCCATTGCGTTGATCTCCGCTCCCGGCTGGCGCAGCGTTCACCGCAGGGACTGCTGGGCAACAACCTGCTCGTCGATCATCTCCATCCCAATCCTCCGGGCTATTATCTCATGGCCACCGGCTTTTACGAGGCCATTCGTGCCGGCGGGTGGCTGACCGATCCGGTGCCGCAGTTTCAGCCGGCGGATCAGCCTTATTATGTCACCGACCTCGATTGGGACATCGGCCTGATGAAGATTCTCGAAATGACGCATCGCTGGCCTTTCCCGGAGAAGCCGGTCTCATTCCACGACTACCGGCCTTATGGCGATCCCGCCACCCTGCCCATTGTCCGGGATTATTTGCTGAGGGACAATGTCTGGTCGCGGGCGCATTATCGCATGGCGGAAGTCTATTGGCAGCGGGGCAATTTCGCACGGGCACGCCGGGAATATCTGGCGGTCAGTGTCTTCGCACCGGAGGATCCTTATCCCTACCAGCAGGTGGCCAGGACCTACGAGCAGGAGGGCGCGTGGGATATGCGGGAATTCTACCTTCGGAAAACCCTGCCATACTCCGACCACAAAGGCATGTTGCTTTACCAAATCGCGATCGCACAATGGCGCCAGCAAAAGCTCGCGGCGGCATGTGAAACGATGCGGGCGGCGCTCGAACAAGCTGATCTCACTCACCAGGAACGGCAAAATGCGAAATTTTATCTCGCCGGGTTTCATGCCGATGCCGGTGACCCGGCCCGGGCTGCCGAGCTCCTGACCGGCTTGCTGCGCGAAGATCCCACTTTCCAGCCGGCCAGGGTGTTTCTGCAAAGATTGCGACCGCCGGCGCAATGA